A region of Subtercola boreus DNA encodes the following proteins:
- a CDS encoding DMT family transporter, with amino-acid sequence MTSPGRSLNTGTRAATLLVVAAAVCFGTTGTAQALGAADASALSLGAARIVFGGALLALIALAIAARTRRGGVTGTELCAPSDDSPSAPPRAPGRRRSPAAALALVIVGAIGVAAYQPTFFTGTHENGVAVGTLVALGSAPVLTGLLEWGVRRKAPGLRWALATAVAAAGVAVLSGILSPAQSGSGASGTVTVVGLLGSLGAGASYAVYALSSKLLLDRGWPPTAAMGATFGAAAVIMAPVLLTTDLGWLARPGGLASTAWLAIVTVALAYTLFARGLRRLPASRAATLTLVEPLTATVLGVLLLHEQFTASIVVGLLLLVAGILILTITRRPQRRI; translated from the coding sequence ATGACCAGTCCGGGCCGCTCGCTGAACACGGGCACCCGGGCCGCGACCCTCCTCGTGGTCGCAGCCGCAGTCTGCTTCGGCACGACCGGCACCGCCCAGGCCCTCGGCGCCGCCGACGCAAGCGCGCTCTCCCTCGGAGCGGCGCGGATCGTCTTCGGCGGGGCACTTCTCGCCCTGATCGCACTGGCGATCGCCGCCCGCACCCGTCGCGGCGGCGTGACCGGCACTGAACTCTGCGCTCCGTCAGACGATTCCCCCTCGGCACCGCCGCGAGCGCCAGGGCGACGACGCTCTCCGGCCGCGGCCCTGGCACTCGTCATCGTCGGCGCCATCGGGGTCGCCGCTTACCAGCCCACCTTCTTCACCGGCACCCACGAGAACGGTGTCGCAGTCGGCACGCTGGTCGCACTCGGATCGGCACCCGTGCTCACCGGCCTGCTCGAGTGGGGCGTCCGCAGAAAGGCGCCCGGGCTGCGCTGGGCCCTGGCGACTGCCGTGGCGGCGGCCGGCGTGGCCGTGCTGTCGGGCATCCTGAGTCCTGCCCAGTCGGGGAGCGGGGCATCCGGAACCGTGACCGTCGTGGGCCTGCTCGGCTCGCTCGGAGCCGGCGCCTCGTACGCGGTCTACGCCCTCAGCAGCAAACTGCTGCTCGACCGGGGCTGGCCCCCCACCGCCGCGATGGGCGCGACCTTCGGCGCCGCAGCCGTGATCATGGCACCGGTGCTCCTGACGACAGACCTCGGCTGGCTCGCGCGGCCGGGCGGATTAGCGAGCACGGCCTGGCTGGCCATCGTGACCGTCGCGCTGGCCTACACCCTCTTCGCCCGCGGGCTCCGCCGCCTGCCTGCGTCGCGCGCCGCCACCCTCACCCTCGTCGAACCGCTCACCGCCACCGTTCTCGGGGTACTGCTGCTGCACGAGCAGTTCACGGCCTCGATTGTCGTCGGGCTTCTGCTCCTCGTCGCGGGCATCCTCATCCTGACCATCACGCGCAGACCTCAGCGACGTATTTAA
- a CDS encoding choice-of-anchor G family protein translates to MLAASLAMGTTLALAVPASANAQTIVSQGTGRLVTTSLLTTSILDSLPTLKGADAVNTTAAGDVIVDRPLDAGAISGLTALSAGGTAMLFGDAGVVRLGAVGQYGRANNDGSSMAFSGTVASTVVMLAGPALTRGGPVGTPTTGSAATLLVGNPVTDPVALKADFVELSASADQSAAGAQSGGYRLGALGLTVGGPLVATPVSTIRPALDAVIAALAAAGAPAPSNPFPADFTMKLTTADLQAAGLPSDLNDLPADTDLTQFIPLAVSNQITREANDYLATATAAIPGVPVGMRPALTLAITTARAIVDPIVMNLGSAFQGLLGIALRNLTQFTVNHRDVTAGTFTETALRIGLGPNGTTAQVDLASASVGPNAGPIVQPTTTPTTTATTAAATAASRGDTGTTATLAHTGLPLESQLVPWGTLAFALLGAGFAAFTLTANRRRRAASGS, encoded by the coding sequence ATGCTCGCCGCCTCACTCGCGATGGGAACCACTCTCGCACTCGCTGTTCCCGCATCGGCCAACGCGCAGACGATCGTCTCGCAGGGCACGGGCAGGCTCGTCACCACGTCACTGCTCACCACCTCGATACTCGACTCTTTGCCCACCCTGAAGGGCGCTGATGCCGTCAACACCACTGCAGCGGGCGACGTCATCGTCGACAGGCCGTTGGACGCCGGAGCGATCAGCGGGCTGACGGCCCTCAGTGCAGGGGGGACGGCGATGCTGTTCGGTGACGCGGGCGTCGTCAGGCTCGGCGCAGTCGGTCAGTACGGTCGCGCGAACAATGACGGGTCTTCGATGGCGTTCTCGGGAACGGTCGCCAGCACTGTCGTCATGCTCGCGGGGCCTGCCCTCACGAGGGGCGGACCCGTCGGCACCCCGACCACAGGCAGCGCTGCGACGCTCCTCGTGGGCAACCCGGTGACCGATCCTGTCGCTCTCAAGGCCGACTTCGTCGAGCTCTCGGCTTCCGCCGACCAGAGTGCAGCCGGCGCGCAGTCGGGCGGGTATCGACTGGGAGCCCTCGGCCTGACGGTGGGCGGCCCCCTGGTAGCGACGCCCGTCTCGACCATCAGACCCGCCCTCGACGCGGTCATCGCCGCGCTGGCGGCCGCGGGGGCCCCTGCCCCCTCAAATCCTTTCCCTGCCGACTTCACCATGAAGCTGACGACGGCGGACCTTCAGGCGGCGGGTCTCCCCAGCGACCTGAACGATCTCCCGGCTGACACCGACCTGACCCAGTTCATCCCCCTTGCCGTGTCGAACCAGATCACGCGGGAGGCGAACGACTACCTTGCCACTGCGACAGCCGCAATTCCGGGCGTGCCTGTGGGAATGAGGCCTGCTCTGACGCTCGCCATCACGACCGCCCGTGCCATCGTCGACCCCATTGTGATGAACCTGGGTAGCGCCTTCCAAGGACTGCTCGGCATCGCCCTGCGGAACCTCACACAGTTCACCGTCAACCACCGTGACGTGACGGCCGGAACGTTCACAGAGACGGCTCTCCGGATCGGTCTCGGGCCGAACGGCACCACCGCCCAGGTCGATCTGGCAAGTGCTTCGGTCGGCCCCAACGCCGGCCCGATCGTGCAGCCGACGACCACTCCGACCACGACCGCCACCACGGCTGCAGCAACAGCGGCGAGCCGCGGCGACACCGGAACGACTGCGACACTCGCCCACACAGGACTACCGCTGGAGTCGCAACTGGTGCCGTGGGGCACCCTCGCCTTCGCTCTGCTGGGAGCCGGCTTCGCAGCCTTCACCCTGACCGCGAATCGCCGCCGGCGTGCGGCATCCGGCAGCTGA
- a CDS encoding tryptophan-rich sensory protein codes for MTSHEAHLESGQHAPSSDRLRQVLVAVGAVVALVGSFIGSGAAGGTPIAEAAGGALSADATLLAPAGGAFSIWSVIYLGLVAYAIWQFLPAQRADDRQRRLGYPVLLTLVLNAAWILSVQAGLLALSAVVIVLLLVALCWAYSRAIATRGLGRRSLIGTLLVDGTLGLYLGWVSVATAANLTSYLQFAGFTGFGWSPEAWGITIVAVAGLVGVLVAVWSRGSVAPMLSLAWGLVWIDVSRVSGSLPSRPVAMAALVAAVVVVVVTLVARIVSARRARPTAVAR; via the coding sequence ATGACGTCACACGAGGCACACCTCGAATCGGGTCAGCACGCCCCCTCCTCCGACCGCCTGCGCCAGGTGCTCGTCGCCGTGGGTGCGGTCGTTGCCCTCGTCGGCTCCTTCATCGGATCCGGTGCCGCCGGCGGCACCCCGATCGCAGAGGCCGCGGGCGGCGCGCTCAGCGCCGACGCGACACTGCTCGCACCGGCGGGCGGAGCCTTCTCGATCTGGAGCGTCATCTACCTCGGCCTCGTGGCGTACGCGATCTGGCAGTTCCTCCCAGCGCAGCGAGCGGATGATCGCCAGCGCCGCCTCGGCTACCCGGTGCTGCTCACCCTGGTGTTGAACGCGGCCTGGATCCTCAGCGTGCAGGCGGGCCTCCTCGCCCTCAGCGCGGTGGTGATCGTGCTGCTTCTGGTGGCGCTCTGCTGGGCATACTCGCGCGCCATCGCGACCCGCGGTCTCGGCCGCCGCTCGCTCATCGGCACCCTGCTCGTCGACGGCACTCTCGGCCTGTACCTCGGCTGGGTGAGCGTCGCGACGGCCGCGAATCTCACGTCGTACCTGCAGTTCGCCGGTTTCACGGGCTTCGGATGGTCGCCCGAAGCCTGGGGCATCACGATCGTCGCCGTGGCGGGTCTGGTCGGCGTGCTCGTCGCCGTCTGGAGCCGGGGAAGCGTCGCCCCGATGCTGTCGCTGGCCTGGGGACTGGTCTGGATCGATGTCTCCCGCGTCTCGGGATCGCTCCCCTCCCGGCCCGTGGCCATGGCGGCGCTCGTGGCGGCTGTGGTGGTCGTGGTGGTGACACTGGTCGCGCGGATCGTGTCGGCGCGCCGCGCGCGCCCGACCGCCGTGGCGCGTTGA